One genomic window of Buchnera aphidicola (Drepanosiphum platanoidis) includes the following:
- the rplE gene encoding 50S ribosomal protein L5, producing the protein MPNFLHVLYKTKIIKALKSKFSYKSIMQVPKIVKIILNMGVGESIVNKKKLDFAVSDLTAISGQKPLITKAKKSIAAFKIRQGYPIGCKVTLRGFKKWDFLNKLISIAIPRIRDFRGLSKRSFDGYGNYNIGIKEQIIFPEIDYDKIDKIRGLDINIVTTANSDKEGYELLKSFNFPFIK; encoded by the coding sequence ATGCCGAATTTCTTACATGTTCTTTATAAAACTAAAATAATTAAAGCATTAAAATCAAAATTTTCTTATAAATCTATTATGCAAGTTCCTAAAATTGTCAAAATTATATTAAATATGGGAGTAGGTGAGTCTATTGTAAATAAAAAAAAATTAGATTTTGCTGTTTCTGATTTAACAGCTATATCTGGTCAAAAACCATTAATAACTAAAGCGAAAAAATCTATTGCGGCTTTTAAAATTCGACAAGGTTATCCGATTGGATGCAAAGTTACTTTACGTGGTTTTAAAAAATGGGATTTTTTAAACAAATTAATATCTATTGCAATACCTAGAATTAGAGATTTTAGAGGTTTATCTAAGCGATCTTTTGATGGTTATGGAAATTATAATATAGGAATTAAAGAGCAAATAATATTTCCAGAAATAGATTATGATAAAATTGATAAAATTAGAGGTTTAGATATTAATATTGTTACTACTGCTAATTCTGATAAAGAAGGATATGAGTTATTAAAATCTTTTAATTTTCCATTTATAAAGTAA
- the rplX gene encoding 50S ribosomal protein L24 — protein MALKIKFNDKVIILSGKDKNKVGIVKKVFLDKKKIIVEGVCMVKIHKKPNPSLNQIGGIQTIESPIPISKVSILNPKTNKKDRVGFKFVNGKKVRFLKSDNTVL, from the coding sequence ATGGCTTTAAAAATAAAATTTAATGATAAAGTTATAATTTTATCTGGAAAAGATAAAAATAAAGTAGGTATTGTAAAAAAAGTTTTTTTAGATAAAAAAAAAATAATTGTAGAAGGAGTTTGTATGGTAAAAATTCATAAAAAACCAAATCCTTCATTAAATCAAATAGGAGGAATACAAACTATAGAATCTCCAATACCAATATCTAAGGTTTCAATTTTAAATCCTAAAACTAATAAAAAAGATCGAGTAGGATTTAAATTTGTCAACGGGAAAAAAGTTCGTTTTTTAAAATCAGATAATACAGTTCTTTAA
- the rplN gene encoding 50S ribosomal protein L14, with protein sequence MIQEQTILNVADNSGARLVLCIKVLGGSKKKYANIGDLIKVAVKEAVPRSKVKKGEVLKAIVVRTRKGIRRLDGSLIRFDHNSCVILNETDQLIGTRIFGPVTREIRTKKFMKIISLAPEVL encoded by the coding sequence ATGATTCAAGAACAAACAATTTTAAATGTTGCTGATAATTCTGGTGCTCGTTTAGTTTTATGTATTAAAGTTTTAGGTGGATCGAAAAAAAAATATGCTAATATTGGAGATTTAATTAAAGTTGCAGTTAAAGAAGCAGTTCCACGAAGCAAAGTCAAAAAAGGAGAAGTTTTAAAAGCAATAGTGGTTCGTACTAGAAAAGGAATTAGAAGATTAGATGGATCTTTAATTAGATTTGATCATAATTCTTGTGTAATATTAAATGAAACTGATCAATTAATAGGGACGAGGATTTTTGGTCCTGTAACTAGAGAAATAAGAACTAAAAAATTTATGAAAATTATATCTTTAGCTCCAGAAGTTTTATAA
- the rpsQ gene encoding 30S ribosomal protein S17 translates to MINKKKVFQGIVLSNKMNKSIVVLLERKIKHPIYKKFIRKKTKLHVHDENNECKIGDFVEIVECKPISKTKSWSLKKVLKKNIL, encoded by the coding sequence ATGATAAATAAAAAAAAAGTTTTTCAAGGTATAGTGTTAAGTAATAAAATGAATAAATCTATAGTAGTATTATTAGAGCGAAAAATAAAACATCCTATTTATAAAAAATTTATAAGAAAAAAAACTAAGTTACATGTTCATGATGAAAATAATGAATGTAAAATTGGAGATTTTGTTGAAATTGTAGAATGTAAACCTATCTCTAAGACAAAAAGTTGGTCTTTAAAAAAAGTATTAAAAAAAAATATTTTATAA
- the rpmC gene encoding 50S ribosomal protein L29, which produces MKKIFRKKSIKELNSELCLLLKEKFNLKMQCSAKKLQQTHLLKKSRKNIAIIKTLITEKTRI; this is translated from the coding sequence ATGAAAAAAATTTTTAGAAAAAAAAGTATTAAAGAATTAAATTCGGAGTTATGTCTTTTATTAAAAGAAAAATTTAATTTAAAAATGCAATGTTCTGCTAAAAAATTACAACAAACTCATTTATTAAAAAAATCTAGAAAAAATATAGCTATTATTAAAACTTTAATAACTGAAAAAACAAGAATATAA
- the rplP gene encoding 50S ribosomal protein L16, producing MMHPKNTKFKKMHKGKNRGLVVNDQIKFGSYALKAITRARITSRQIESARRNISRYIKKLGKLWIRIFPDKPITQKPLEVRMGKGKGNVEYWVFLVKPGKILYEIDGISEELSREAFKLASDKLPVKTMFIKKK from the coding sequence ATGATGCATCCTAAAAATACAAAATTTAAAAAAATGCATAAAGGTAAGAATAGAGGTTTAGTTGTTAATGATCAAATTAAATTTGGTTCTTATGCTTTAAAAGCAATTACTCGAGCTAGAATTACTTCTAGACAAATTGAATCAGCCAGAAGAAATATATCTCGTTATATTAAAAAATTAGGAAAATTATGGATTAGAATATTTCCAGATAAACCAATTACTCAAAAACCATTAGAAGTAAGAATGGGGAAGGGTAAAGGAAATGTTGAATATTGGGTATTTTTAGTAAAACCAGGGAAAATATTATATGAGATAGATGGAATTTCTGAAGAACTTTCTAGAGAAGCATTTAAATTAGCTTCAGATAAATTACCAGTTAAAACAATGTTTATTAAAAAAAAATAA
- the rpsC gene encoding 30S ribosomal protein S3, which translates to MGQKVNPNGMRLGIIKSWNSIWFSGTKNFPDYLDNDYQVRKFLMKKLFKASISKIIIERLSKNLTVTIFTARPGIVIGRKGEDIGKLRILVSKISNLPTKINISEVQKPELDAKLVSEHVVLQLERRIMFRRAMKRSIQNSMRQGAQGIKIEISGRLGGAEIARTEWHREGRVPLHTLRANIDYNCAEAHTTYGVVGVKVWIFKGEILDGMPKYSLNKNKNLRNNTNRSNRRLKQRNNLII; encoded by the coding sequence ATGGGTCAAAAAGTTAATCCTAATGGTATGAGATTAGGAATTATTAAATCTTGGAATTCAATTTGGTTTTCAGGTACTAAAAATTTTCCTGATTACTTAGATAATGATTATCAAGTGCGTAAATTTTTAATGAAAAAATTGTTTAAAGCTTCAATCTCCAAAATAATAATTGAGCGATTATCTAAAAATTTAACTGTTACTATTTTTACGGCTAGACCTGGAATTGTTATTGGAAGAAAAGGAGAAGATATAGGTAAATTAAGAATTTTAGTGTCTAAGATTTCTAATCTTCCTACAAAAATTAATATTTCTGAAGTTCAAAAACCAGAGTTAGATGCAAAATTAGTCTCTGAACATGTAGTATTACAGTTAGAAAGAAGAATTATGTTTAGAAGAGCTATGAAACGCTCTATACAAAATTCAATGAGACAGGGAGCACAAGGAATTAAAATTGAAATCAGTGGTAGGTTAGGAGGAGCTGAAATAGCTCGAACAGAATGGCATCGAGAAGGAAGAGTCCCTTTACATACTTTAAGAGCTAATATTGATTATAATTGTGCTGAAGCTCATACTACTTATGGTGTAGTAGGAGTAAAAGTATGGATTTTTAAAGGAGAAATTTTAGATGGAATGCCAAAATATTCTTTAAATAAGAATAAAAATTTAAGAAATAATACTAATAGAAGTAATAGAAGATTAAAACAAAGGAATAATTTAATTATATGA
- the rplV gene encoding 50S ribosomal protein L22 has protein sequence MEIIAKCKKIRSSPQKIRVIANFIRGKNIKKAFQILSFNAKKSSFLLKKVLFSAISNAEHNYGIDLEKLKIKKIFIDNGPTLKRTMPRAKGKSDKILKRTSHITIILSEK, from the coding sequence ATGGAAATTATAGCTAAATGTAAAAAAATTCGTTCATCACCTCAAAAAATAAGAGTAATTGCTAATTTTATTCGAGGTAAAAATATTAAAAAAGCATTTCAAATTTTAAGTTTTAATGCTAAAAAATCATCTTTTTTATTAAAAAAAGTATTATTTTCTGCTATTTCAAATGCAGAACATAATTATGGAATTGATTTAGAAAAATTAAAAATTAAAAAAATTTTTATAGATAATGGACCTACTTTAAAACGTACTATGCCTAGAGCAAAAGGAAAATCTGATAAAATTTTAAAAAGAACTAGTCATATTACAATTATATTATCTGAAAAGTAA
- the rpsS gene encoding 30S ribosomal protein S19 → MPRSLRKGPFIDVSLLKKVKKTNLEKSKKPIKTWSRRSTIFPNMVGLTIAVHNGKQHIPVFITEEMVGHKLGEFSLTRTYRGHNSDKKIKKS, encoded by the coding sequence ATGCCAAGATCTCTTAGAAAAGGTCCATTTATAGATGTAAGTTTATTAAAAAAAGTTAAAAAAACAAATTTAGAAAAATCAAAAAAACCTATTAAAACTTGGTCTAGAAGATCAACAATTTTCCCAAATATGGTAGGCTTGACTATTGCTGTTCATAATGGAAAACAACATATTCCAGTATTTATTACTGAAGAAATGGTTGGTCATAAACTTGGTGAATTTTCTTTAACTAGAACATATCGTGGCCATAATTCAGACAAAAAAATTAAAAAAAGTTAG
- the rplB gene encoding 50S ribosomal protein L2 translates to MSIIKCKPTSPGRRHVIKLKNNFLYKGRPKSFLLKKNSKTGGRNNQGRITTRHIGGRHKRLYRKIDFKRNKDNIKAVVERIEYDPNRSAHIALLLYKDGSRSYILAPKGLSIGNKIFSGVNAPINIGNSLPMYKIPIGSLLHNVEMKPYKGGQLARSAGSYVQLVSRGDKYVTVRLRSGEIRKIESKCRATIGEVGNSEHMLRVLGKAGASRWRGIRPTVRGTAMNPIDHPHGGGEGRNFGKHPVTPWGKQTKGKKTRRNKRTQKFIIHNRKKK, encoded by the coding sequence ATGTCTATAATAAAATGTAAGCCAACGTCTCCAGGAAGACGTCATGTTATAAAGTTAAAAAACAATTTTTTATATAAAGGTAGACCAAAATCTTTTTTATTAAAAAAAAATAGTAAAACTGGAGGTAGAAATAACCAAGGAAGAATTACGACTAGACATATTGGAGGAAGACATAAAAGACTTTATAGAAAAATTGATTTTAAAAGAAATAAAGACAATATAAAAGCGGTAGTAGAAAGAATAGAATATGATCCTAATAGATCTGCTCATATTGCTCTTTTATTGTACAAAGATGGATCAAGAAGTTATATTTTAGCTCCTAAAGGACTTTCTATTGGAAACAAAATTTTTTCAGGGGTAAACGCTCCTATTAATATAGGAAATTCTTTACCTATGTATAAGATTCCTATTGGATCATTATTACATAATGTAGAGATGAAACCATATAAAGGGGGTCAATTAGCAAGATCTGCAGGTAGTTATGTACAGTTAGTTTCTAGAGGAGATAAATATGTTACTGTAAGGTTAAGATCTGGAGAAATTAGAAAAATAGAATCCAAATGTAGAGCAACTATAGGAGAAGTTGGAAATTCTGAGCATATGTTAAGAGTATTAGGGAAAGCTGGTGCTTCTAGATGGAGGGGAATTAGACCTACAGTGAGAGGAACAGCTATGAATCCAATTGATCATCCTCATGGAGGTGGAGAAGGGAGAAATTTTGGTAAACATCCTGTTACTCCTTGGGGAAAACAAACTAAAGGTAAAAAAACAAGAAGAAATAAAAGAACTCAAAAATTTATCATTCATAATAGAAAAAAGAAATAA
- the rplW gene encoding 50S ribosomal protein L23 codes for MKSYNRLLNIIKSLHISEKTTQIKENSNIIVLKVLKSATKREIKIALKKFLFLHSEKINIVQMKGKKKSYGNKIFFKQDWKKAYIKLKKDQNLDFLNNHSG; via the coding sequence ATGAAATCTTATAATAGACTATTAAATATTATTAAATCATTGCATATTTCTGAAAAAACTACTCAAATTAAAGAGAATTCTAATATTATTGTACTAAAAGTTTTAAAATCTGCTACTAAAAGAGAAATTAAAATTGCATTAAAAAAATTTTTATTTTTACATTCAGAAAAAATAAATATTGTACAAATGAAAGGGAAAAAAAAAAGTTATGGAAATAAAATATTTTTTAAACAAGATTGGAAAAAAGCATACATAAAATTGAAAAAAGATCAAAATTTAGATTTTTTAAATAATCATTCAGGATAA
- the rplD gene encoding 50S ribosomal protein L4 yields the protein MNILLKDSKKNVLISKNIFNFPFNRTLIHQVITTFQTRLRKGTKAQKSRGEVSGSGKKPWRQKGTGRARVGSLRSPIWRSGGVTFAAKSKKYIKKVNKKMYKAAMKSILSELVRVKRLNFFKNFNINAPKTKILFKKLKSLNFTDVLIITHKLKKNLFLASRNLYKIKVIDTKLINPIDLLKFKSIIITFKALKKIEEIFE from the coding sequence GTGAATATTTTATTAAAAGATTCTAAAAAAAATGTTTTAATTTCTAAAAATATTTTTAATTTTCCTTTTAATAGAACTTTAATACATCAAGTTATTACAACTTTTCAAACAAGATTACGAAAAGGGACTAAAGCTCAAAAAAGTCGGGGTGAAGTATCTGGTTCTGGTAAAAAACCTTGGAGACAAAAAGGTACAGGTCGAGCTAGAGTAGGTTCTTTAAGAAGTCCAATTTGGAGATCTGGAGGAGTAACTTTTGCGGCAAAAAGTAAAAAATATATTAAAAAAGTTAATAAAAAAATGTACAAAGCTGCGATGAAAAGTATACTATCAGAATTAGTTCGCGTAAAAAGATTAAATTTTTTTAAAAATTTTAATATTAATGCCCCAAAAACTAAAATTTTATTTAAAAAATTAAAGTCATTAAATTTTACAGATGTTTTAATTATTACACATAAATTAAAAAAAAATTTATTTCTTGCTTCTAGGAATTTATATAAAATTAAAGTAATAGATACAAAATTAATTAATCCTATAGATTTACTTAAATTTAAAAGCATTATAATTACTTTTAAAGCATTAAAAAAAATTGAGGAAATTTTTGAATGA
- the rplC gene encoding 50S ribosomal protein L3, whose protein sequence is MLGFVGKKVGMTRIFFDAGNSVPVSVIKIEQHRITKIIRHINFNSLQVTVGFKKKKFLKKTEKGYFSKLNILPGRGLWEFKYSGKLKYKIGDVLNIKLFDTVKKVDVTGISKGKGFAGTIKRWNFSSQDATHGNSLSHRAPGSIGQNQTPGRVFKGKKMAGHMGNEKVTIQSLKLIKIDYENNVFLIKGSIPGHKGNDVIIKPAVKQRGVNNK, encoded by the coding sequence ATGTTAGGTTTTGTTGGAAAAAAAGTTGGTATGACTAGAATTTTTTTTGATGCAGGAAATTCTGTTCCAGTTTCTGTGATTAAGATAGAGCAGCATAGAATTACTAAAATAATACGACATATAAATTTTAATTCTTTGCAAGTTACTGTAGGATTTAAAAAAAAAAAATTTTTAAAAAAAACAGAAAAAGGATATTTTTCAAAATTAAACATTTTACCTGGACGAGGGTTATGGGAGTTTAAATATTCTGGTAAATTAAAATATAAAATTGGAGATGTTTTAAATATAAAGTTATTTGATACTGTTAAAAAAGTAGATGTAACAGGAATATCTAAAGGAAAAGGTTTTGCTGGAACTATTAAAAGATGGAATTTTTCTTCTCAAGATGCTACACATGGAAATTCATTATCTCATAGAGCTCCTGGTTCAATTGGTCAAAATCAAACTCCAGGAAGAGTTTTTAAAGGAAAAAAAATGGCTGGTCATATGGGAAACGAAAAGGTTACCATTCAAAGTTTAAAATTAATAAAAATTGATTATGAAAATAATGTTTTTTTAATTAAGGGGTCTATTCCAGGTCATAAAGGTAATGATGTGATTATCAAACCTGCTGTTAAACAAAGAGGAGTAAATAATAAGTGA
- the rpsJ gene encoding 30S ribosomal protein S10 has product MSKNVQNQRIRIRLKAFDHRLIDHSTLEIVETAKRTGAQVRGPIPLPTKKEKFTILISPHVNKDARDQYEIRTHKRLIDIVQPTEKTVDALMRLDLAAGVDIQISLR; this is encoded by the coding sequence ATGAGTAAAAATGTACAAAATCAAAGAATTAGAATTCGATTAAAAGCATTTGATCATAGATTAATAGATCATTCTACATTAGAAATTGTAGAAACAGCAAAAAGAACGGGAGCTCAAGTTAGAGGCCCAATACCATTACCTACAAAAAAAGAAAAATTTACTATTTTGATTTCCCCTCATGTAAATAAAGATGCTCGAGATCAATATGAGATTAGAACTCATAAAAGATTAATAGATATTGTTCAACCTACAGAAAAAACTGTAGATGCATTAATGCGATTAGATTTAGCTGCAGGTGTAGATATTCAAATCAGTTTAAGATAA
- the tuf gene encoding elongation factor Tu — translation MAKEKFKRSKLHVNVGTIGHVDHGKTTLTAAITTVLAKRYGGSAKAFDQIDNAPEEKARGITINTSHVEYDTEKRHYAHVDCPGHADYIKNMITGAAQMDGAILVVAATDGPMPQTREHILLGRQVGVPYIVVFLNKCDMVDDEELLELVEMEVRDLLTQYEFPGDVTPIIRGSALKALEGDPKWEEKIIELSEKLDNYIPDPKRSIEKSFLLPIEDVFSISGRGTVVTGRVERGVIKVGEEIEIVGIKPTTKTICTGVEMFRKLLDEGRAGENIGVLLRGTKREEIERGQVLSKPGSILPHAKFEAEVYVLSKEEGGRHTPFFKGYRPQFYFRTTDVTGFVELPKDVEMVMPGDNIKMVVTLIHPIAMDEGLRFAIREGGKTVGAGVVSKVIN, via the coding sequence ATGGCTAAAGAAAAATTTAAAAGATCGAAACTTCATGTTAATGTTGGTACAATTGGTCATGTTGATCATGGAAAAACCACTTTGACAGCAGCTATTACTACTGTTTTAGCTAAACGTTATGGAGGATCAGCTAAAGCTTTTGATCAAATTGATAATGCTCCAGAAGAAAAAGCCAGAGGAATTACTATTAATACGTCTCATGTAGAATATGATACGGAAAAAAGACATTACGCACATGTAGATTGTCCAGGTCATGCGGATTATATAAAAAATATGATTACAGGTGCTGCACAAATGGACGGTGCAATTCTGGTAGTTGCTGCTACAGATGGTCCTATGCCTCAAACTAGAGAACATATTTTATTAGGTCGTCAAGTAGGAGTTCCTTATATAGTAGTATTTTTAAATAAATGTGATATGGTTGATGATGAAGAATTACTTGAGCTTGTAGAAATGGAAGTAAGAGATTTGTTAACACAATATGAATTTCCTGGGGATGTTACTCCTATAATTCGAGGTTCAGCTTTAAAAGCTTTAGAGGGAGATCCTAAATGGGAAGAAAAAATTATAGAATTATCTGAAAAATTAGATAATTATATACCAGATCCTAAAAGATCTATAGAAAAATCTTTTTTACTACCTATTGAAGATGTTTTTTCAATTTCTGGAAGAGGAACTGTAGTAACAGGGAGAGTAGAAAGAGGGGTTATTAAAGTTGGAGAAGAAATAGAAATAGTAGGTATTAAGCCGACGACAAAAACTATTTGTACTGGAGTAGAAATGTTCAGAAAGCTTTTGGATGAAGGAAGAGCTGGAGAAAATATTGGAGTATTATTACGAGGCACAAAACGAGAAGAAATAGAAAGAGGACAAGTATTGTCAAAACCTGGAAGTATACTTCCACATGCAAAATTTGAAGCTGAAGTTTATGTTTTATCTAAAGAAGAAGGTGGTCGCCATACACCATTTTTTAAAGGTTATAGGCCTCAATTTTATTTTAGAACTACTGATGTTACAGGATTTGTAGAATTACCTAAGGATGTAGAAATGGTTATGCCTGGAGATAATATAAAAATGGTAGTTACATTAATTCATCCTATTGCTATGGACGAAGGATTAAGATTTGCAATTAGAGAAGGTGGAAAAACTGTTGGAGCGGGAGTAGTCTCAAAAGTTATTAATTAA
- the fusA gene encoding elongation factor G, producing the protein MSRKTLIQNYRNIGISAHIDAGKTTTTERILFYTGINHKIGEVHDGDATMDWMEQEQERGITITSAATTTFWSGMNKQFLEHRINIIDTPGHVDFTIEVERSMRILDGVVMVYCAVGGVQPQSETVWRQADKYKVPRIAFINKMDRLGSNFFNVVKQMRSRLNANPVVIQIPIGSEEDFTGIIDLVKMKSVYWKDDDQGITVSYDEIPKNMLLESEKWHQKLIELVAEDDDVLMNKYLNEEKILETEIKYILRKKSLNNEIVLITCGSAFKNKGVQALLDAIIEYLPSPIDIDYNIKVSKNKKKNKYLKTNLKNEPFSALAFKISNDPFVGNLTFFRVYSGKVKSGDIVFNSSNSKRERFGRIVQMHANKREEIKEVYSGDIAAAIGLKDVSTGDTLCNEENLILLEKMEFPDPVISIAVEPKTKADQEKMGAALNKLAKEDPSFKVRTDEESNQTIISGMGELHLEIIVDRMKREFNVSANIGKPQVSYRETIKKTVKNIEGKYIKQSGGRGQYGHVIIDLFPLKNSEYNDLDYKFINDIKGGVIPGEYIPAVDKGIKEQLKCGPLAGYPVMGIGVRLHFGSYHDVDSSEIAFKLAASYAFKKGFKEASPVLLEPIMKVEVETPEDYMGDVIGDLNRRRGVIENMEDTSFLKKINVLVPLSEMFGYATDLRSQTQGRASYSMEFIKYSEAPNNVSEKIIKKNQN; encoded by the coding sequence ATGTCACGTAAAACTCTTATTCAAAATTATAGAAATATTGGAATTAGCGCTCATATTGATGCTGGAAAAACTACTACAACAGAAAGAATTTTGTTTTATACTGGAATTAATCATAAAATTGGAGAAGTTCATGATGGAGATGCTACCATGGATTGGATGGAACAAGAGCAAGAAAGAGGAATAACGATTACTTCTGCAGCCACTACTACTTTTTGGAGTGGAATGAATAAACAGTTTTTAGAACATAGAATAAATATTATTGATACTCCTGGGCATGTAGATTTTACTATTGAAGTAGAAAGATCTATGCGTATTTTAGATGGAGTTGTAATGGTATATTGTGCAGTAGGAGGAGTTCAACCTCAATCAGAAACTGTATGGAGGCAAGCAGACAAATATAAAGTACCTAGAATTGCTTTTATAAATAAAATGGATCGTTTAGGTTCAAATTTTTTTAATGTTGTTAAACAGATGAGAAGTCGATTAAATGCAAATCCAGTAGTAATTCAAATACCAATTGGTTCAGAAGAAGATTTTACGGGTATTATAGATTTAGTAAAAATGAAATCTGTGTATTGGAAAGATGACGATCAAGGAATTACTGTTTCTTATGATGAAATCCCTAAAAATATGTTATTAGAATCAGAAAAATGGCATCAAAAATTGATAGAATTAGTAGCTGAAGATGATGATGTTTTAATGAATAAATATTTAAATGAAGAAAAAATTTTAGAAACAGAAATTAAATATATATTAAGAAAAAAATCTTTAAATAATGAAATAGTTTTAATTACTTGTGGTTCTGCTTTTAAAAATAAAGGAGTTCAAGCATTATTAGATGCAATTATAGAATATTTACCTTCTCCTATTGATATAGATTACAATATTAAAGTAAGTAAAAATAAAAAAAAAAATAAATATTTAAAAACTAATTTGAAAAATGAACCTTTTTCAGCATTAGCTTTTAAAATATCTAATGATCCTTTTGTTGGAAATTTAACATTTTTTAGAGTATATTCAGGAAAAGTGAAATCAGGAGATATTGTATTTAATTCATCAAATTCTAAGCGTGAACGTTTTGGAAGAATTGTTCAAATGCATGCAAATAAAAGAGAAGAAATTAAAGAAGTATATTCTGGAGATATTGCTGCAGCAATAGGATTAAAAGATGTATCTACTGGAGATACATTGTGTAATGAAGAAAATTTAATTTTATTAGAAAAAATGGAATTTCCAGATCCTGTAATTTCTATTGCAGTGGAACCAAAGACTAAAGCAGATCAAGAAAAAATGGGAGCAGCATTAAATAAATTAGCCAAAGAAGATCCTTCATTTAAGGTAAGAACAGATGAAGAATCTAATCAAACAATAATTTCTGGAATGGGAGAATTACATTTAGAAATTATAGTTGATAGAATGAAAAGAGAGTTTAATGTTAGTGCAAATATTGGGAAACCTCAAGTTTCTTATAGAGAAACTATTAAAAAAACTGTCAAAAATATTGAAGGGAAATATATTAAACAATCTGGAGGAAGAGGTCAATATGGGCATGTTATTATAGATTTATTTCCTTTAAAGAATAGTGAATATAATGATTTAGATTATAAATTTATAAATGACATTAAAGGAGGTGTTATTCCTGGTGAATATATACCTGCAGTCGATAAAGGAATTAAAGAACAATTAAAATGTGGTCCATTAGCAGGTTACCCTGTGATGGGTATAGGAGTTCGATTGCATTTTGGATCTTATCATGATGTAGATTCTTCAGAGATTGCTTTTAAGTTAGCAGCGTCTTATGCTTTTAAAAAAGGTTTTAAAGAAGCAAGTCCTGTACTTTTAGAGCCTATTATGAAAGTAGAAGTAGAAACTCCAGAAGATTATATGGGCGATGTTATTGGAGATTTAAATAGAAGAAGAGGAGTTATTGAAAATATGGAAGATACTTCATTTTTAAAAAAAATTAATGTATTAGTTCCATTATCAGAAATGTTTGGGTATGCTACAGATTTAAGATCTCAAACCCAAGGAAGAGCTTCTTATTCTATGGAGTTTATAAAATATTCAGAGGCTCCTAATAATGTTTCTGAAAAAATTATTAAAAAGAATCAAAATTAG
- the rpsG gene encoding 30S ribosomal protein S7, giving the protein MPRRKIIGIRKILPDPKFSSELLSKFINILMVNGKKSIAELIVYNALKKVSKKNKKTELEVFELALDNVKPIVEVKSRRVGGSTYQVPVEVRNTRRNALAMRWIIEAARNRKDKSMSIRLFKEISDALEKKGSAVKKKEDVHKMAEANKAFAHYRW; this is encoded by the coding sequence ATGCCTCGAAGAAAAATTATAGGTATTAGAAAAATATTACCAGATCCAAAATTTTCATCTGAGTTATTAAGTAAATTTATTAATATTTTAATGGTAAATGGAAAAAAGTCTATTGCAGAATTAATTGTATATAATGCTCTTAAGAAAGTATCAAAAAAAAATAAAAAAACTGAATTAGAAGTTTTTGAATTAGCATTAGATAATGTTAAACCAATTGTAGAAGTAAAGTCTAGAAGAGTAGGAGGATCTACATATCAAGTTCCTGTAGAAGTTAGAAATACAAGAAGAAATGCTTTAGCAATGCGATGGATTATTGAGGCAGCTAGAAATAGAAAAGATAAATCTATGTCTATTAGATTATTTAAAGAAATTTCTGATGCTCTTGAAAAAAAAGGATCTGCTGTAAAAAAAAAAGAAGATGTTCATAAAATGGCTGAAGCAAATAAAGCTTTTGCTCATTATAGATGGTAA